The segment GGCGGCGATCGAGCGCTATCAGGAGATGGCGGAGCGGCATCACCTGATGGACTGCTTCGAGTGCGGCGCCTGCGCGTTCGTCTGCCCGTCTCACATCCCGCTGGTGCAGCGGTTCCGCGTGGCGAAGACCGCGTTGCGCAAGGCCAAGGCGCCCTGATGGCAGACGTGACGAAGATCCTCGAGATCCGAACCTCGCCCCACGTGTTGAGCGGCCACCGGGTCGAGACGATCATGTTCAGTGTGGTGCTGGCTCTGCTGCCGACCGCGGCCTGGGCGGTCTGGTGCTTCGGGCTGTCGGCACTGCTCGTGCTGGGTACGGCCGTCCTTTCCTGTCTGCTGACCGAACGGCTGGCGTGCGCGCTCTCGGGTCGCGCGTCGAGCCTGGGCGACGGCTCCGTGGCCATCACCGGCCTGCTGTACGGGCTGACGCTTCCGCCCGGGCTGCCACTCTGGATGGTGGCGGTGGGAGGTGTCATCGGTGTCGGCATGGGCAAGGCCCTGTTCGGCGGTCTCGGCGCCAACCCTTTCAATCCGGCCCTGGTAGCGCGTGCATTCCTCCAGGCGGCGTTCCCCGTGGCCATGACCAGCTGGCTCCCCCCCTTCAACGGCGAGCGATTCGCGTCCTTGCCAGGTTCGACGCTCGCTGCGCCCTTCAGCCGCCCGGTGCTCGATGGCTGGAGTGGTGCGACTCCGCTGGCCGGCTTCAAGTTCAGTGGTGAACTGACTGGG is part of the bacterium genome and harbors:
- a CDS encoding RnfABCDGE type electron transport complex subunit D; its protein translation is MADVTKILEIRTSPHVLSGHRVETIMFSVVLALLPTAAWAVWCFGLSALLVLGTAVLSCLLTERLACALSGRASSLGDGSVAITGLLYGLTLPPGLPLWMVAVGGVIGVGMGKALFGGLGANPFNPALVARAFLQAAFPVAMTSWLPPFNGERFASLPGSTLAAPFSRPVLDGWSGATPLAGFKFSGELTGLGDLATGAVAGSLGETSGVLILLGGAWLVARNMMSWWIPAGLFAVVASASAVLHAVAPEAYAPPGFMLFSGGLMLGAVFMATDMVASPMTGAGCLLYGGLIGALVVVIRVWGGMPEGVMYAILLANAVSPHIDRWIRPRVFGQAATEGGG